GACGGAACTGTCGTCCCGACGGGTAAATAAAACAACTGGTCAGTCAGTGAACTCGACCATCTCGACGAGATTGATTCGCCGTTCGTCGCCGCCGTCGAGCGAAAGTCGTCCAGCTACGAGGACTAAGTACTCTCCTACCTCCGGCTCCCAGTTCGCAAAGGGAACCTCCTGCGCGTAGGTGTACGAGTCAGTCACCGTAACACGCTCGCCACTACCCAGTCGCCGGGCCATCGAGACGGGGTCCCAGCCCCCCACTCGTTCGTAGACGAGCGGGTCCAGTTCCGGCGAGAAGACGAACTCGTTGCCGGTTCGATTCTCCACGGTGAAGGTCAACTCGGCTGGCAGAGAGACCGAAGCAGGGTCGATACGCAGTTGAATATCGAGGTCGTGTGCCGGACAGACTTCCTCGCCCTCGAACTTGACCGCGGGACATTGCTTCGGGGCGACACATCCCGTCGTCCAGACGGGAGTCAGCGAAGCTACCGAAGCGAGGACTGCTCGTCGGTTCACGCTCGGATTTCCGAACGAACTGTCAAGTATCCTCGGACTGCATCACTCGTTCAGGAACGACAGCACCGTCTTGTCGAACGCGCGCTTTCGCTCTTCGAACGCGCCGCGACCGACGCCTGCGAGGAGTTCGATGCGGGCGTTCGGAATCTCCGTTGCCGTCTCGCGGAGAATCGACTCCGGGAAGAAGTAGTCTTCCGCGCCACCGACGACGAGCGTCGGCGACTCGATGCCGTCGAGGGAGTCGCCCGCGTCGTGGGCGGCCATCGCGCGACAGGAGACCGCAACGTCGGAGATTTCGGCCGGTTCTTTCAGCAGTGGGCGGCCGACCGTCCGAATCAGCGGCGGATAGAGCCACTTCCGATACCCAGTGTACGTAACCGGCACGGTGTCGAGGTACACGTCGAACCACCAGCCACGCTCAGCCCAGTCGGCCCACCGCTGGAGGGTTCGGTGGCCCTCTTCGCCGACGCGACTGCCTGCGACGCCGACGACCAGTCTCCGCACGAGTTCTGGGTGGTCGGTCGCGAGATGCTGGGCGATTTGTCCGCCGAGCGAGACACCCAGTACGTTCGCAGGCGAGAGGTCTTCCTCGGCGAGCAGGTCGGCGTACTCGGCGGCCATCTCGCGGGTCGTGACATTTTCCGGGAGTCCACGGCGACGGCCGATTACGTAGACGGAAAAGTCGTCGGCGAAGTTTCGGTAGTAGTACCGCTGGAGCAGCAGCGAGAAGAACGAGGACGTAGTTTCTGGCTGGAACGCGTCGCTCAGGCCAGTGAAAATCACGAGCGGGCGCTCGCCGGAGCCGAATCTGACGTACGGGTACTCGCCGCGTTCGTGCCTGAAGACGCCCTGTTCGGGTCCCATGCTATCAGTCCGGTCGCGGTTATTTCTCGTCCAACACGACCGGGACGCCCCGACTCGCCACGTCGGCCGCGAACGCGCCCGAGTCGGTTTCGAGCGCCTCGAACGTGTTGTAGTGAATCGGCAACACGAGGTCCGGGTCCAACTCCTCGGCTAGCTCCGCGGCCTCCTTGCGGTCCATGGTGAACGACCCGCCGATGGGCGGGCAGAACAGCGACACGTCGAGTTCCGCGTGGCCGTCCAAGGCGTCGGAGTCGCCCGGCCAGAACACTTCGGTGTCGCCGAGCGTGAGGTGGTAACCGACGCCGAAGCCTTCGGGGTGGTGCGGCTCGCCGTCCGACTTGGTGTGGGGGCCGTTCGGTTCGTTGTACGCTTCGACTGGCCGGACGATGACCTCGCCGAACAGTTGGTCGGTCTCCTCGTTGACCTTCACGACTTCGTAGGGGAGTTCGTCCAAATCGTTTACGTCGCGGTCGATGTTCGGTGGGTACACCGCGTCGTAGACGACCACGGTGGCGTCCTCGCTCGCCACGCGCTCGATGGCGTCCGAGTCGTAGTGGTGGTCGTGCGTGACCAATACGAGGTCCCCATCTTCCGGCCGGTAGTCGGTCGGTTTGGGGTGGCCGACGCTCGGCGAATCGGGCGTCCACTCGCCGGTAAGCGTGCCGTAGCGGCCGGGGTCACTGTAGACGACTGTGCCGTCCGGACCTTCGAGTCGGAGTCCCGCGTAGCCGAGCCAATCGACCAGCAGGTCGTCGTGTCGAATCGTCATACTGGTTATTTGGTGCGGTCGGGAAGTAAACAGTTCGGCTTTGGAGACCGACACCACGGGTTGCCCTCTTGGTCCGTGGGCACCCGAATACACGCCGACCGGAGATATCGAGAGTTATTCTGATAGACATAGAATCGGGCTTGATGAACGGGTAAGACGGTAAATCTACGGACGCACTGTGGGAACACATGAGTCAGTACTAAGCAAGATGGGGTCGGGAGTCGCTCGCATGTCGATCACTGTGACGTTGGCCGATAGCGACATCCTGAGCGACTGGAACGAGAAACTCACAGACTCCCCGCAGTCGAACGTGTTCCACCGACGTGAAGTCCTCTCGCTGCTCGAAACCACTGCTGACGCCCGTCTCCATCACTTGGTCGGGTACAACGGCGACGAACCGATGGGGTTCTTGCCGATATTCGAGACCGACAGACCACCACTGAAGTTGGTGGCCACGTCTCCTAAAGACCTCACTGGGGGACTCGTCTTGGGACCGGTGCTGTTCAACTTCGAGAATCTGAAACAGCGAAAGGCCGAGCGATATCGCCACGAGTTCGTCGAGGGGTGTTACGAGTGGATAGACGAGAACGTCGCTCCAGACGTTACCGACGTTCGAACGAACAATCGGTTCTCGGACGTGCGACCGTTCCAGTGGCGGGGAAGCGACCTCACGAAGAACCACACGTACATAATCGACCTGACTCCGGGGTGGGAAGAGACGATGGAAGGATTCGACAAAGAGACTCGGCGACTCATCAGGAACACGAACATCGACGACGACGCGATTACGCAGGGTGGACCAGCAGAGATTCGGACCGTCATCGAACAGGTGGCAGAGCGCTTCGAAGAGCACGGGGAAACTTACGGTATCGACCCATCATTCGTCGTCTCCCTCTGTGAGAGACTCCCCGACGAGCAGGTGTTTCCCTACGTGTTTCGTGACGACGGCGAAATACTCGGCGGCCTCATCGCCTTCGAGTTCGGGGACACGGTGTACGCGTGGGAGGGGACTGCGAGAACAGACACGGACGTTCCGGTCAACACGCTACTGTACGGCCACGTGATGAAGGAGGGGATAGGCCGGGGAAGAACTCGGTGTAACATCACGACTGCGGACAATCAGCGTCTGTGTCGGTACAAATCGAAGTACGGACCGTCGCCGGAACCGTACCACGTCTTTCACGACTACAACTCTCCGATGGCGAAGGTCGGACTGAAGAGCTACGAACGGCTTCCGGAGGCGTATCGTGCCCCGGTCGAACGGTTGTCGGCGATAGCACGGTTTCTATAAACCAGACGCCGAAGCGGGTCGGAGAGCGACCGGAACCGACAACGTCGGGGCAACCGATTGCCACAGTAGTAGGCCGATTACGAGCCACGTCACGACGACCAAGGCGGCAACGAACCAACCGACTGTTACGCTCAATCCGTCGGCATCTGAGACTTCCTCGCGGAGTTGGTGAGCGCGCTCGCGCCAGTTCACGAACAGAACGTCACCCCGCGAGAACTTGCTTGCTTCGCCGCGACCAGCCACGAATCCAGTAGGCGGCTCCGACCGGCACCATCGAAAGCGCGAGAGCGACCATCGGTTCCCAGAGACCGAACCAGGCGTCTCCCTCTGACCCTCCGGCGGCGTGGTAGGTCAGAACCCCAGTGAGGACGAGCGTAGTGGCCGCGTACCAGCGCCAGCGTAGGCCGCGGTCCTCGTGACGAGACTGCCCCCCATCGACTACGAGGCCCGTGAACGCCGCGACGCCGACGAACGGCGTCGCGTACAGCAGGAAGACGCCGAACGCAGTCGTGACGGGATGAGTCGGTCCGAGCGTGGTCGAGGACGCGAGCGCGAGGAGTGCGATTGGCAGTTCCGCGACGGCCGCGAGGGCGAGGTAGCGCCACTTCGAACCCTGTCCCGAGGAATCCGACCGACCGACGTGTCCAGAGTCGGTTGCTCCGCTCGACATGTTACAACGTGGAACCTACCGATGCAAAAGGATTCGTGCTACTGCTCGTCGGCCAGTCGCTCGACTCGCTCCAGCGAATCGGCGCTCCCGGGCGTCTTGTCGTCGCGCACGCCCAAGAAACGCGGGAAGCGAAGCGCGTAGCCAGACGAGTAGGTCGGCGACTCCTGAATCTCCTCGTAGCCGACTTCGAAGACGACTTCCGGCGAGATATCGACTTCTTGGCCGTCCTGCGACTTGATGTGTGGCTCCAAGAGTTCGGTCAGTTCCGCGAGTTCCTCGTCGGTGATGCCAGTGGCGACCTTGCCCAGAGTCTCAAATTCTCCTGAATCGGTCCGCGCGGAGAGCAGGAACGTGCCGAGGAAACTCGCCCGGCGACCCTCGCCCCACTCTGCGCCCGTGACGACCAAATCGAGGGTCTCCACGTCGGGTTTCCGCTTCAGCCAGTTCTTCCCGCGGCGGCCCGGAGAGTACGTCGAGTCGGGGTTCTTTAGCATGATGCCCTCGTGGCCTGCTTCGAGGGCGTTGGCCTCGATGTCGGCGATTTCCTCGGGGTCGTCGCTGACCCAGAGGGCCGAGGTTCCA
The sequence above is a segment of the Halorussus halophilus genome. Coding sequences within it:
- a CDS encoding MBL fold metallo-hydrolase, encoding MTIRHDDLLVDWLGYAGLRLEGPDGTVVYSDPGRYGTLTGEWTPDSPSVGHPKPTDYRPEDGDLVLVTHDHHYDSDAIERVASEDATVVVYDAVYPPNIDRDVNDLDELPYEVVKVNEETDQLFGEVIVRPVEAYNEPNGPHTKSDGEPHHPEGFGVGYHLTLGDTEVFWPGDSDALDGHAELDVSLFCPPIGGSFTMDRKEAAELAEELDPDLVLPIHYNTFEALETDSGAFAADVASRGVPVVLDEK
- a CDS encoding alpha/beta fold hydrolase, whose protein sequence is MGPEQGVFRHERGEYPYVRFGSGERPLVIFTGLSDAFQPETTSSFFSLLLQRYYYRNFADDFSVYVIGRRRGLPENVTTREMAAEYADLLAEEDLSPANVLGVSLGGQIAQHLATDHPELVRRLVVGVAGSRVGEEGHRTLQRWADWAERGWWFDVYLDTVPVTYTGYRKWLYPPLIRTVGRPLLKEPAEISDVAVSCRAMAAHDAGDSLDGIESPTLVVGGAEDYFFPESILRETATEIPNARIELLAGVGRGAFEERKRAFDKTVLSFLNE
- a CDS encoding GNAT family N-acetyltransferase — protein: MSITVTLADSDILSDWNEKLTDSPQSNVFHRREVLSLLETTADARLHHLVGYNGDEPMGFLPIFETDRPPLKLVATSPKDLTGGLVLGPVLFNFENLKQRKAERYRHEFVEGCYEWIDENVAPDVTDVRTNNRFSDVRPFQWRGSDLTKNHTYIIDLTPGWEETMEGFDKETRRLIRNTNIDDDAITQGGPAEIRTVIEQVAERFEEHGETYGIDPSFVVSLCERLPDEQVFPYVFRDDGEILGGLIAFEFGDTVYAWEGTARTDTDVPVNTLLYGHVMKEGIGRGRTRCNITTADNQRLCRYKSKYGPSPEPYHVFHDYNSPMAKVGLKSYERLPEAYRAPVERLSAIARFL